In Chanodichthys erythropterus isolate Z2021 chromosome 20, ASM2448905v1, whole genome shotgun sequence, the genomic stretch AACTGCGTTCAGCAAtcagttagtgaggtctgatagAAAACTCATTCTCATTCGCACTCATTtaagtataagcgcgagacatcacagctgttgtcagagtgcgatcagacctcactaagcaagtgctgaacgcagttggacatagtggtgttttagaggtaaaaaattacataaatactgttcggtttctcgcacaaaccgatcgtttcgtgtcttaggacatcaatgtgtcgtcacgagccgcagggtttcatttggatttgtctgtgcatgttttttttttactcttataaattgtgttaccattgacatgcattatacgactgacagacggcaacggttgaagttgaaaatcattatttgtgttctactgaagaaacaaagtcacctacatcttggatgccctaggggtaagcagataaacatcaaattttcattttagggtgaactatccctttaaactgaCTCAGCAATGTACTTTTCAGTGGTCAACAGGTACGTTTTTTTCAGTAGCCGACAGAATATATAGAGAGCTTAGTGGCTGATATTTTTTATAGGCTAAGGctatatactgtgtgtgtgtatactactgttctatctatctatctatctatctattgtctgtctctctgtcattccatccatccatccataaaaattaatttaacactATATCAGTTTGTTACTTTGTGTCACTGAACAAGTTCATTTGGTTTTATTCAGTACTTTATATGGCTCTTAAAGCATGAAATGGACTAATTTCTTCTTCCCTATTTTCCAGGGAAGACTATAACTTTTGCCCGAAATGTGGACATTCCACGATCAGCGTACAACTTCCGTTTTTTTGCTTCATCTGTCCTGCATCACACTAATGACTGCAGTCAGATGGATCACATGGGTTGTCTCAACTACACCGTACGCTGTCCTGTAGGAGTGGGTATGTGTCAGTCTGTACTTACTATTACTCTCTATTGTAAACCAATAGTTTATGTATGTTAAATTCCCTGTCTATAGCTGGTCTTATAAGCCCATGGAACCTGCCACTGTATCTCCTGACCTGGAAGATCGCTCCGGCTGTTGCTACAGGCAACACTGTGGTTGCAAAACCTAGTGAAATGACCTCAGTCACTGCCTGGATGATGTGTCAGCTATTGGAGGAAGCTGGTGAgggatttgtgtgtgtatttgggACAGATTTGTTAATTAGCCCTTTTCAGGGTACATTGCTATCTTTAGTTTTTTCTTAATACTGGCATACATTTTACATGACATCTGAATCGAGTGAATGCATCATCTAGGCTTTCCACCCGGTGTGGTCAACATGGTCTTCGGTACGGGCCCACGAGCCGGGGATGCGTTGGTGTCTCACCCTGACGTGCCGTTGATCTCATTTACGGGGAGCACGGCTACTGCAAGACTGATAACAGAACGCAGTGCACCATATTGTAAGAAGCTTTCATTGGAGCTTGGCGGGAAAAACCCGGCTATTATATTTGCTGATGCTGACATGGAGCAATGCATCAGCACTACTGTACGATCCAGCTTCTCCAATCAGGTGAGCTCATGCACAGCTTGACCTATCAGGTTATATTTTCATATAGCTTCATCAGTTGCACTAATGCTTtctgttgcaaaaaaaaagaaaaaaaaaaaagtatgccgTTACTGAGCTCACCCaatcaaaatcctgctgtgtctgCATTAGCATTGGGTTTAAACAGCTTTAGCCTAGTGCAGAATAACTACAATCAAAAAGtgtctatatagtatgaatactGGGTGTAAAGTGTCACTTGTctgtataattataatatactataatataatataatataatataatataatataatataatataatataatattatataatataattaatataatatattataatataatataataaccagtgttattttagtattatttgccatattatagtttttgataatattttaattggaatataatataatataatataatataatataatataatataatataatataataccagtgttattttagtattatttgcCTTATTATAGTTTtagataatatttttaattggcatataatataatataatataatataatataatataatataatataatataatataatataatataatataatataatataatataataaccagtgttattttagtattatttgcCTTATTATAGTTTtagataatatttttaattggcatataatataatataatataatataatataatataatataatataatataatataatataatataacataacataacataacataacataatataatataatataatataatataataaccagtgttattttagtattatttgcCTTATTATAGTTTtagataatatttttaattggaatataatataatataatataatataatataatataatataatataatataatataatataatataatataatataatataatataataaccagtgttattttagtattatttgcCTTATTATAGTTTtagataatatttttaattggaatataatataatataatataatataatataatataatataatataatataatataatataatataatataatataatataatataatataatataatataatataatacggTTCAGAACAGCCCACTTCACAACGCAGTGGCAGGACCTTGAAAAGAGAATCGTGACAGGCTGCACCATCTCCCCCATCCTGTTTGTCATGGTAATGAACCTGCTTATAACAGCTGCAGGAAAGGAATCCAGGGGGCCATCAATGGAGTCTGGCAGGAAAGTTTAAGGCTTGGCTCTTCCAGCATGGTCTGCTACCACGACTCATGTGGCTACTGACAATCTATGAAGTACCCATGACAACAGTGGAAGGAGTCGAGAGGGGAGTAAACAAACACCTTCGCAAGTGGCTCGGAATCCCACCAAGCTTCACGTCAGTAGGGCTTTATACCAGGTCTGGTCAGGTACAACTACCCCTTTCATCAGTGGTGGAAGAGTTCAAGGTGGCAAAGTGTCGGGTTGTGATGATGTACCAAGACTCCACTGATGAAAAAGTCAGCAGGCGTCACTACAAGATCAGGACGCAAATGGGTGGCTGACACATCAGTGGCACAAGCTGAAAGGGCATTGAAGCTGACATTGAAGCTGACACCTGGAGGAAGAAAGGCGCAGGTCTAGGGCTGTCGAACTCGGAGCACAAGGGGCCTGGACAAAGTGGGACTTGCCGAAGCAGAAGATCACATGGTCTGAGATCTGGAGACTGGAGCCCTTTCGTATCTCCTTCCTGCTCCGTTCAGTGTATGACACCCTTCCATCACCAACAAACCTCCACAGATGGGGAATGAGGGAGGACCCATTGTGTAGGCTATGCGGAGGGAGGGGAACAATGGCGCACATACTGGCAGGATGCAAAACAGCTCTTAGCCAAGGAAGATACAGGTGGCGCCATGACAAGGTTCTCAGTGCACTGGCTGACATCTTGGAGTGGGAGAGGCAGAAAAAGCACCAGACCAGTACAAGGCCGTCAACATCTATTCAGTTCGTCAGAGAAGGGGAGAAACCACCAGCCCCCAAGAAGACTAAGAAGAGCCTCTTGCTAGCAGCACAAGCCTGGGAGATGAGGGTGGACCTGGGAAGGAAATTAGTCTTCCCCCAGGTTGTGCAAACACAGCTGAGGCCAGACATGGTCTTATGGTCTGAGGAGGCAAGGAAAATAATCTTGATCGAACTGACAGTCCCGTGGGAAGACGGGTGTGAGGAGGTCTATCAGCGGAAAGCCACCAAGTATCAGGACCTCGTAGAGCAGTGTAGGGCCAAAGGGTGGCAGACCTGGCTATTCCCAGTTGAGGTCGGGTGTAGGGGCTTCCCGGCACAGTCTGTGTGGAAGACACTCACAGCTCTGGGCTTACAAGGTAGGGAGAGGAAGACAGCTGTTCGTAGGTTGGGTGAGGCAGCAGAAAGAGCGTCTTGCTGGCTCTGGAGTAGGAGGGAAGGTTTGAGCTGGGGGCCAGGAGGAGGTGGGTAGTGATTGGCCACCACTGCCGACCCGCCAACTGGAGGGTGTTGTGGTTCAGGGTTGAAACACCCTGTGAAAGTTGGACGCCACCTGATGACATCTTCTCCTGGCTGAAAGCTACAGTCATGTACTATAGTTAGTGACTGGGTTAGACAGCATCAGTATAGATGTATCCAatggtaatataatataataaccagtgttattttagtattatttgcCTTATTATAGTTTtggataatatttttaattggaaTATAATGTAGTgttatgtaatgtaatgtaatgtaatataataaccagtgttattttagtattatttgcCTTATTATAGTTTtagataatatttttaataggcatataatataatataatataatataatataatataatataatataatataatataatataataaccagtgttattttagtattatttgcCTTATTATACTTTtagataatatttttaatgggcatataatataatataatataatataatataatataatataatataatataatataatataatataataaccagtgttattttagtattatttgcctttttatagttttagataatatttttaattggaatataatataatataatataatataatataatataatataatataatataatataatataatataatataatataatataatataatataatataatataatataataaccaGTGTTATCTTAGTATTATTTGCCTTATTATAGTTTtagataatatttttaattggaatataatataatataatataatataatataatataatataatataatatgatataatataatataatataatataatataatataatataatataatataatataatataatataataaccagtgttattttagtattatttgcCTTATTATAGTTTtagataatatttttaattggaatataatataatataatataatataataatataatataatataatataatataatgtaatgtaatgtaatgtaatgtaatgtaatgtaatgtaatgtaatgtaatgtaatgtaatgtaatataatataatataataaccagtgttattttagtattatttgcCTTATTATAGGTtttgataatatttttaattgtaatataatataatataatataatataatataatataatataatataatataatataatataatataataaaataatataatttagtttacatttttagtttttaacatttctaGTTTTActaatttagttttttaagtttgttttcatttaatgtttatatcatactttatttcagctttatttcatttagtgtaaaaaagttttttaaatagtttaagttttagttaactaaGTTAACTAGTTGCTGAATTAAACATTCAACATATTGGAGTAATAGTGAAATGTTGATTATACTGTCTCAAACCTTTTTTAATGGTATAACACCATGTAGTTCCATTTTCTGCCACACTGTGGCGCTCAGAACACATACATTGTTAATACGGCATTGTACATTGTGTTCTCacactctttctctttctctttttctctcgcTCAGGCCTTCACATcgcgcacacacaaacacatcatcGCTGTGCTTATATTTAAAGAGTCCATATATAATTAGTTTACACAGCCCAGTGATAATTGTGTTATTTACTTAGGAACTTATATGCATCTTTTTCTCTCCTTTCTCAGGGAGAGATCTGTCTCTGTACCAGCAGAATCTTCGTTGAGCGGAGCATTTACCCAGAATTCCTCACTCGTTTTGTGGAGGCGGCTCGCCTGTGGAAAACTGGCGTGCCCTCTGACCCCTCCAACGACAACGGAGCGCTCATCAGCAAAGAGCATCTACAGAAGGTCCGATGATAATCACAATCATGCTTCTATTGATATGACATGCGCTGTTTTCAATGTTAAGTGTATGTGTGGGATTAGTAGAAGTAGATATTTACAgtctttatctctctctctgttcatataaaattatatttctatatttacAATGCTTTTAAAACATCTAAATTGCCTGCGAACTCCTACAGGTTAAAAGTTATGTTGCATTGGCGCTGACAGAAGGTGCACAGGTGCATTGTGGGGAGGGAGTGGACAAACTGACCCTTCCACAGCATAATGCGGGTGGCTATTTCATGATGCCCACCGTCATCTCTGGAGTAAAAGACTCCTCCGCGTTGATGCAGGAAGAGATTTTCGGTCCTGTAACCTGTGTGACACCCTTCGATGAAGAGGAGGAAGTGATATCACGGGCCAACGGCGTACGCTACGGCTTATCCGCCACAGTGTGGACCCGAGATGTGGGGCGCGTACACAGGGTTGCTAGGAAACTGCAGGCCGGGTTGGTTTGGACCAACTGCTGGCTGGTCAGAGATTTAAATCTCCCATTCGGTGGCATGAAACACTCTGGCATTGGTCGAGAGGGGGGAAAAGACTCATACCACTTCTTCACAGAGGTTAAAGCCATCACCATCAAACACTGAAGCAATACATGCAGGGATAGTGAATCACTCTATTTCAAatctgtgtatattatataGCGGAAGCATAATGTGACTGGGAATAAAGTTCATGAAAGCATGCTTCATAGTGTTTTTGGTGATTGAATGTGGGTTAATCATTTTAGTGGTCTTAAATGGTCATATTCCTTTAACCAGTGTTAAATTTTATTACTTGCAAGTTGGTGTTTCATAGCTTagagacttaaagggatagttcacccaaaactgaaaactgTCAACacttactcactctcaagttgttccaaacctgtatgaatttctttcttctgctgaacacaataGAAGGTATTTTGTAGAATGTCGGTAACCGAACAGTTTATGGGCCCCATTAGCCGCGTTTCCACTGCCGGGCCAAAGGCGGGCGTGCAAGTGCGTGCCAGGGCtggtcgcgtttccactgtcacttccggggcTTGATCGTGCCTCTTCGATGCTTCCTCGGTGCCAAAGGCACAGGTTTTTGGACCACCTTGGTCCAAAGTGGGCTAGCTGTGGATTGAGGCGCGGTCCAGGTGAAAGGCGGAGCTAATCGTAGTCAGGTGATGGTCTACACGCTGAAATGGGTTGGGTTGTGTGACGTTTGAACACACCTCAAGGGAGGTGTGTTTAAGGGCGGTTTTTAGATCAGCGCTGTGGAACTTGATTTTGGCCTCGGTGCTTAAGGTGTGGCCATAGGCCCAGCCCGGCACGCTGTTAGCCCTGGCTCGCACTGGTCCGACAGTGGAAAAGCAGCTATTGACTtccatggtattttttttttcttttttcatactatggaagtcaatggggcccataaactgtttggttaaccatattcttcaaaatatattttttggtgttcagcagaaaaaagaaactcatacaggtttggaacaacttgagggt encodes the following:
- the aldh8a1 gene encoding 2-aminomuconic semialdehyde dehydrogenase; amino-acid sequence: MSKDIKYLLLENYIGGKFVPCSKLTDSFNPSTGEVYCKVPDSGPEEVDAAVKAAKEAFPDWSAKSPAERSKVLNKLADLIEARLEEFAQAESKDQGKTITFARNVDIPRSAYNFRFFASSVLHHTNDCSQMDHMGCLNYTVRCPVGVAGLISPWNLPLYLLTWKIAPAVATGNTVVAKPSEMTSVTAWMMCQLLEEAGFPPGVVNMVFGTGPRAGDALVSHPDVPLISFTGSTATARLITERSAPYCKKLSLELGGKNPAIIFADADMEQCISTTVRSSFSNQGEICLCTSRIFVERSIYPEFLTRFVEAARLWKTGVPSDPSNDNGALISKEHLQKVKSYVALALTEGAQVHCGEGVDKLTLPQHNAGGYFMMPTVISGVKDSSALMQEEIFGPVTCVTPFDEEEEVISRANGVRYGLSATVWTRDVGRVHRVARKLQAGLVWTNCWLVRDLNLPFGGMKHSGIGREGGKDSYHFFTEVKAITIKH